Proteins from a single region of Bdellovibrio svalbardensis:
- a CDS encoding exonuclease/endonuclease/phosphatase family protein, with protein sequence MMFGSHEWGCGAGLPSWAVGDVMTLKHFVLGLSFFLGLQSAHAELGWNSNPGPPHFCMQNFNAYGPIYALNMEERTQWMVAELYGKPRCEIVHLQEVWNQDQIDIVEDGLKSLYNISAPNRQEKIGVMSLLMADIKNTETYDFNVNSDGNLLDVGREIFNVKKAFHIVKASLFGIDEEFYFMNTHLHPTSSAVRLTQILDLLDWRLAHTDLKLLLSGDFNGDENSLERSVIMSLLGVRDSLVETLGGSYPKGVCTYCAENPLGWLSGDHVLDYIFFSNVGGGATHLKALDGKINLRGTPDEPLSDHYGLRIDFVLDAAKTATASEVIEQRRAFALKLLARMEKVLAEEEDEDFTYYQKKARKLRAQLERREGAFNEYFEKFN encoded by the coding sequence ATGATGTTCGGCTCTCATGAATGGGGCTGTGGAGCTGGGTTACCAAGCTGGGCTGTCGGAGATGTTATGACCTTGAAGCATTTTGTTTTAGGATTGAGCTTTTTCTTGGGCTTGCAGTCAGCCCATGCTGAGTTGGGATGGAATTCTAATCCGGGGCCGCCGCATTTTTGCATGCAGAACTTCAATGCCTATGGACCGATCTATGCTCTTAACATGGAAGAGCGGACTCAGTGGATGGTCGCAGAACTTTACGGAAAGCCTCGCTGCGAGATCGTTCATCTTCAGGAAGTTTGGAATCAAGACCAAATTGATATTGTCGAAGATGGACTGAAAAGTCTGTACAACATCAGTGCCCCCAATCGCCAAGAGAAAATTGGGGTCATGTCTTTGCTGATGGCCGATATCAAAAATACCGAGACCTATGATTTTAATGTGAACAGTGATGGCAATCTCCTGGATGTCGGTCGCGAGATTTTTAACGTGAAGAAAGCTTTCCACATTGTGAAGGCGTCGTTGTTTGGCATTGATGAAGAGTTTTATTTCATGAACACTCATCTACACCCCACCAGCTCGGCAGTTCGTTTGACGCAAATCCTGGATCTTCTGGATTGGCGTTTGGCGCACACCGATTTGAAACTGCTTTTGTCCGGTGACTTCAACGGAGACGAAAATTCCCTGGAAAGATCTGTGATCATGTCACTTCTGGGCGTTCGCGATTCGTTGGTTGAAACTTTGGGGGGATCTTATCCAAAAGGAGTTTGTACCTATTGCGCTGAGAATCCTCTGGGCTGGCTTTCGGGGGATCATGTTCTGGATTATATTTTCTTTTCAAATGTCGGCGGGGGAGCCACTCACCTTAAGGCTTTAGATGGCAAAATCAATCTGCGCGGAACTCCTGATGAGCCGCTTTCAGATCACTACGGCTTGCGCATTGATTTCGTGCTGGACGCTGCAAAGACAGCCACTGCAAGTGAAGTTATTGAACAGCGTCGCGCCTTTGCCTTGAAGCTTTTAGCCCGTATGGAAAAAGTTTTGGCGGAGGAAGAAGACGAAGATTTTACGTATTACCAAAAGAAAGCGCGCAAACTTCGCGCGCAATTGGAGCGCCGAGAAGGCGCCTTCAACGAGTATTTCGAAAAATTCAATTAA
- a CDS encoding cytidine deaminase produces the protein MTDMQKKLYDAACIVQKNAHAPYSGAFIGAAILMGDGQIFTGCNVENASYGGTVCAERVAVFKAVSEGAKKEIKEVMVVSDAEKPWPPCGFCRQVIAEFGSEDTVIYTANLQAKMKTFKFGDIFPEAFTPSHLD, from the coding sequence ATGACAGATATGCAAAAGAAACTCTACGATGCGGCTTGTATCGTTCAAAAAAATGCGCACGCTCCTTACTCAGGCGCCTTTATTGGTGCGGCGATTCTCATGGGTGATGGGCAGATCTTTACTGGCTGCAACGTTGAAAACGCCTCTTACGGCGGCACTGTCTGCGCAGAGCGTGTTGCGGTTTTCAAAGCGGTTAGTGAAGGTGCAAAAAAAGAAATTAAAGAAGTGATGGTCGTCAGCGATGCTGAAAAACCTTGGCCACCATGTGGTTTCTGCCGCCAGGTCATTGCAGAATTTGGCAGTGAAGACACGGTCATTTACACTGCCAATCTTCAAGCTAAGATGAAAACCTTCAAATTTGGCGACATCTTCCCTGAGGCTTTTACCCCAAGCCATCTCGATTAA
- a CDS encoding Maf family protein → MKKQLILASTSKYRQELLHRLALPFEALAPLIDEDKEKDPSLAPRALAEKLALLKAQSLKGEGKVVIGGDQLVSFEGRIIGKAHTTERAVEQLLSMQGKVHELVTAICVFDGEKIIPYTDITRMHMKSLSKAQIEHYVSLDNPIDCAGSYKIEKHGIKLFDKIESEDFTAIQGLPLIALSKILENCDLL, encoded by the coding sequence ATGAAAAAGCAACTCATCCTCGCCAGCACTTCGAAGTACAGACAGGAACTTTTACACCGTTTGGCGCTGCCTTTTGAGGCATTGGCCCCTCTGATTGACGAGGATAAGGAAAAGGACCCCAGTCTTGCTCCCCGGGCCTTGGCGGAAAAGCTAGCTTTGCTCAAAGCCCAAAGCCTTAAAGGTGAAGGAAAAGTCGTGATCGGCGGCGATCAGCTGGTCTCCTTTGAGGGGCGAATCATTGGCAAAGCCCATACGACGGAACGCGCCGTAGAACAGCTTCTTTCGATGCAGGGCAAGGTCCATGAGCTGGTCACTGCAATCTGTGTTTTCGATGGCGAAAAAATCATCCCCTACACTGATATTACGCGCATGCACATGAAGTCTTTGAGCAAGGCCCAGATTGAACATTATGTGAGCCTCGACAATCCGATTGATTGCGCTGGCAGCTATAAAATCGAAAAACACGGAATTAAGCTCTTTGATAAGATTGAAAGCGAAGATTTCACAGCGATTCAAGGTTTACCCTTGATTGCCTTGAGCAAAATATTAGAGAATTGTGATCTTCTTTAG
- the folE2 gene encoding GTP cyclohydrolase FolE2, protein MTNKNLPDVAKETHTEKFAPIDWVGMGSIELPILLKQEDGMYRIPARTDAKVSLDKKPSRGIHMSRLYLITQDVLSKNEMTLGLLGKATDEFLKTHEDLSTQALVQVNFEAPLIRKALKSANQAWRSYPVILSAFNENGAKKYYVEVVVTYSSTCPASAALSRQLIQDNFKQQFGNESVDFDIVHSWLGTTQGIVATPHAQRSFARVKAEVGPDFNYGLLIDVVEEALQTAVQGAVKREDEQEFALRNGQNLMFCEDAARRVKEALDKKREIFDYVAEFSHVESLHPHNAISHISKGLKLRSF, encoded by the coding sequence ATGACTAACAAAAATCTTCCGGACGTAGCCAAAGAAACTCACACAGAAAAGTTCGCCCCTATTGACTGGGTCGGAATGGGCTCCATTGAACTGCCAATTTTGTTGAAGCAAGAAGACGGGATGTACCGTATTCCAGCGCGCACTGATGCTAAAGTGAGTCTCGATAAAAAGCCTTCTCGTGGCATTCACATGTCGCGCTTGTATCTGATCACTCAAGATGTCTTATCAAAAAACGAAATGACTTTAGGCCTTCTTGGTAAAGCAACAGATGAGTTTTTGAAAACTCATGAAGATCTTTCGACTCAGGCCCTGGTGCAAGTGAACTTCGAAGCGCCGCTGATTCGTAAAGCTTTGAAGAGTGCCAACCAAGCATGGCGTTCTTACCCAGTGATTCTTTCTGCTTTCAATGAAAATGGCGCGAAGAAATACTATGTCGAAGTGGTCGTCACGTACTCCAGTACCTGTCCAGCTTCAGCAGCGTTGTCACGTCAATTGATTCAAGATAATTTCAAGCAACAATTCGGGAATGAATCGGTAGATTTTGATATCGTTCACTCTTGGTTGGGAACAACCCAAGGCATCGTCGCAACTCCGCATGCGCAAAGAAGTTTTGCACGTGTGAAGGCAGAGGTGGGCCCTGACTTCAATTACGGTCTTTTGATCGATGTCGTGGAAGAGGCTCTGCAAACCGCGGTGCAGGGGGCGGTTAAGCGCGAGGACGAGCAAGAGTTTGCCCTTCGTAATGGTCAAAACTTGATGTTCTGCGAAGATGCCGCTCGTAGAGTGAAAGAGGCTTTGGATAAAAAGAGAGAAATCTTCGATTATGTGGCGGAGTTCAGCCATGTCGAGAGCTTGCACCCCCATAATGCCATCTCGCACATCTCTAAGGGCCTCAAATTACGTAGTTTTTGA
- a CDS encoding Fur family transcriptional regulator, whose translation MGRDSVPFLPRQHDEDIVIHQDSFDEAELKKIIRALNLKVTSQRMAILKTLHEGRRHVTAQELYEKLSKDHPEIGFATVYRFLRTLTEGHFVTEVRMGGLPARYELTPKGHHDHLTCVKCGKICEFENRAIESLQEKVANQFGYRLTHHILELYGVCPECQAKGL comes from the coding sequence ATGGGTCGAGATTCAGTTCCATTTTTACCACGTCAGCATGATGAAGACATCGTCATTCATCAGGATTCCTTCGACGAGGCGGAACTCAAAAAAATCATCCGAGCTCTCAATCTCAAAGTGACCAGTCAGCGTATGGCGATTCTTAAGACTCTGCACGAGGGGCGTCGTCACGTTACCGCGCAAGAGCTTTATGAAAAGCTCAGCAAAGATCACCCAGAAATTGGATTCGCCACAGTATATCGTTTCCTTCGCACCTTGACTGAGGGGCACTTTGTAACGGAAGTGCGTATGGGCGGCTTGCCCGCACGTTATGAGCTGACTCCTAAAGGCCATCATGACCATTTAACTTGTGTTAAATGCGGGAAGATCTGTGAGTTCGAAAATCGCGCCATTGAAAGCCTTCAGGAGAAAGTCGCCAATCAGTTCGGCTATAGACTGACTCATCATATTCTGGAGCTTTACGGGGTGTGCCCGGAGTGCCAGGCTAAAGGCCTATAG
- the uvrA gene encoding excinuclease ABC subunit UvrA has translation MTNTKERFGQDGIVVKGAKEHNLKDVSVTIPRNKITVFTGLSGSGKSSLAFDTIYAEGQRRYVESLSAYARNFLEQLKKPEVDSITGLSPAIAIDQKSVSTNPRSTVGTVTEIYDYLRLLYAKLGVPECPTHHIPVASQTPQQIIEDVLKKSAGAKFYVLAPMASGKKGEFLAEFQKWAKKGFVKAKVDGKIIELDKATKLAKTKAHDIDLVVDQLILKDGLKLRLSESINTALSLAGGRVIIETLTGERTNYSMHSACPVCGYGFPEIEPRLFSFNNPRGACPTCHGLGTIDLVEEEQFSDGEVGGKKLDKVVYKYKGKKTSDDDDEEGEEMELSDCPDCHGSRLKPEALNIKLGGRTIAELSDLSAVELREWMAQLQWKTKDQLIAEKIVKQILSRLDYLIRVGTSYLSLSRTSRTLSGGEAQRIRLATQVGSSLIGVLYVMDEPSIGLHPRDHHRLLDIIGELKDRGNTILLVEHDEDTIRYADFVVDLGPRAGSLGGEMMAQGTPEELEKNPKSLTGRYLSGEVRIPIPKVRRKGNGSVLRLLGATGNNLQNVDLEIPLGTFTTVTGVSGSGKSTLIIDTLYKILAQHFYKASAKASPYKKIEGLDKIDKVIDINQRPIGRTPRSTPATYVGLFPMIRDLFANLPDSKLRGYEPGRFSFNVKGGRCETCLGHGQIKVEMHFLSDVFVTCDTCLGKRYNRETLNIKYKNKSISDVLDMNVAEALEFFRNHSQIFRKLETLHRVGLDYMTLGQSSTTLSGGEAQRVKLSKELSRRGTGKTLYILDEPTTGLHFDDVRKLVELMQELADQGNTVLVIEHALEVIKVSDHVIDLGPDGGKAGGRIVAAGTPEQVAKVKDSETGKFLKGILK, from the coding sequence ATGACAAATACTAAAGAACGCTTCGGGCAAGACGGAATCGTCGTCAAGGGTGCAAAAGAGCACAACTTGAAAGACGTCAGTGTCACCATCCCACGCAACAAAATCACTGTCTTTACCGGTTTGAGCGGAAGCGGAAAATCATCTTTGGCTTTCGACACGATTTACGCTGAAGGACAACGACGTTATGTTGAAAGTCTTTCGGCTTATGCCAGAAACTTTCTTGAGCAGTTGAAAAAACCGGAAGTGGATTCCATCACGGGACTTTCGCCGGCAATTGCGATCGATCAAAAATCTGTCAGCACCAATCCGCGTTCCACTGTTGGAACGGTTACAGAAATCTATGACTACCTTCGCTTGTTGTATGCAAAGCTCGGTGTGCCAGAATGTCCAACCCATCATATCCCGGTGGCCAGCCAGACTCCGCAACAGATCATCGAAGATGTTCTGAAGAAATCAGCCGGAGCCAAATTCTATGTTCTGGCACCCATGGCCTCTGGAAAAAAAGGGGAGTTCCTCGCGGAATTCCAAAAGTGGGCGAAGAAGGGTTTTGTTAAAGCCAAAGTGGATGGCAAGATCATTGAGCTGGATAAAGCCACTAAATTGGCGAAAACCAAAGCCCATGATATCGATCTGGTCGTCGATCAACTTATTCTCAAAGACGGATTAAAACTTCGTTTATCTGAAAGCATCAACACGGCTTTGTCCTTGGCCGGTGGCCGCGTGATCATTGAGACCCTCACTGGAGAGCGCACAAATTACTCCATGCACTCGGCTTGCCCGGTGTGTGGTTATGGTTTTCCGGAAATTGAGCCCAGACTTTTTAGTTTCAACAACCCTCGCGGCGCCTGTCCGACCTGTCATGGTTTGGGCACGATCGATCTGGTGGAAGAAGAGCAATTTTCCGATGGTGAGGTTGGTGGCAAGAAGCTGGATAAGGTCGTCTATAAGTACAAAGGTAAAAAGACCTCGGACGACGACGATGAAGAAGGCGAAGAAATGGAATTGAGCGACTGCCCGGATTGTCATGGTAGCCGCTTGAAACCAGAAGCTTTGAATATCAAACTTGGCGGAAGAACCATTGCCGAGCTTTCTGATTTGAGTGCCGTGGAACTGCGCGAGTGGATGGCACAACTGCAATGGAAAACCAAAGATCAGCTGATTGCTGAAAAAATTGTGAAGCAAATTCTTTCGCGCTTGGATTATTTGATCCGCGTGGGAACCTCTTATTTGTCTTTAAGTCGCACCTCGCGAACTTTGTCGGGGGGAGAAGCGCAGCGTATTCGCTTGGCCACTCAGGTGGGGTCTTCTTTGATTGGTGTTCTGTATGTGATGGACGAGCCCAGCATTGGCTTGCATCCGCGGGACCATCATCGCTTGCTCGATATTATTGGTGAGTTGAAGGATCGTGGTAATACCATTTTGTTGGTAGAGCACGATGAGGACACCATTCGTTATGCTGATTTCGTCGTGGACTTAGGACCTCGTGCCGGAAGTTTGGGCGGAGAGATGATGGCTCAGGGGACTCCTGAAGAGCTTGAGAAGAATCCTAAATCATTGACGGGCCGCTACCTTTCCGGGGAAGTACGCATTCCAATTCCTAAGGTGCGTCGCAAAGGCAATGGCAGTGTTTTAAGGCTGTTGGGAGCTACGGGCAATAATTTGCAGAATGTGGATCTGGAGATCCCGCTAGGAACCTTTACAACGGTCACCGGTGTTTCAGGTTCTGGAAAAAGTACCTTGATCATTGATACGCTTTATAAAATTTTGGCGCAGCACTTTTATAAGGCTTCGGCCAAAGCGTCTCCGTATAAGAAAATTGAAGGCTTGGATAAGATTGATAAGGTTATTGATATCAATCAACGACCCATCGGTCGTACGCCGCGTTCAACACCGGCAACTTATGTTGGACTCTTCCCGATGATTCGGGATTTGTTTGCGAACCTGCCAGACTCCAAATTGCGCGGTTATGAACCGGGCCGATTTAGTTTCAACGTTAAAGGCGGACGTTGTGAGACTTGCTTAGGACATGGTCAGATCAAAGTTGAAATGCACTTCTTAAGCGATGTGTTTGTGACTTGCGACACTTGTTTGGGCAAACGCTACAACCGCGAAACTTTGAATATCAAATATAAAAATAAATCTATTTCCGATGTGCTCGATATGAATGTGGCGGAAGCACTTGAATTCTTCCGCAATCATTCGCAGATTTTCCGCAAACTGGAAACTTTGCACCGCGTGGGCTTGGATTATATGACTCTGGGACAAAGCTCGACAACTTTGTCGGGCGGAGAAGCACAACGTGTGAAACTTTCTAAAGAGCTTTCTCGACGTGGCACCGGCAAAACCTTGTATATCTTGGACGAACCGACGACGGGTCTGCATTTCGACGACGTCAGAAAATTGGTCGAATTGATGCAGGAATTGGCGGATCAAGGAAATACTGTTTTGGTGATCGAACATGCCTTGGAAGTTATCAAGGTTTCAGATCACGTTATTGATCTCGGTCCTGATGGTGGTAAGGCTGGCGGGCGCATTGTCGCCGCCGGAACTCCTGAACAAGTGGCCAAGGTTAAGGACAGTGAAACAGGGAAGTTCCTGAAAGGAATTTTGAAATAG
- a CDS encoding DUF475 domain-containing protein, giving the protein MKYFRSSFVFTVIGLIGSYFVGHYYGGTTAKALEALFIASVLAVLEVSLSFDNAIVNASVLKNMTPIWRHRFLTWGMIIAVFGMRLVFPLLIVTVVAHIDPWSALQMAAFRPDEYAQLMLSAHLEVAAFGGTFLLMVALSYFYDSEKVEHWISWIEKPAAILGKVEAVEMGVCVLVLLVISKFLPEGQNFSFLVAGLAGLITYVVVDGIGAFMEASEETMKDVHRASAAMFIYLEVLDASFSFDGVVGAFAITHNLFIIMIGLSIGAFFVRSLTIMFVEKEALAKFAYLEHGAFYAIGVLATIMLTDPFLHFPEWVTGLIGAIIVLVAFLWSLKKGPTESAE; this is encoded by the coding sequence ATGAAATATTTTAGAAGTTCATTTGTTTTTACTGTCATCGGTTTGATTGGTTCCTACTTTGTTGGGCACTACTATGGGGGAACGACAGCCAAGGCTTTAGAGGCGCTTTTTATTGCTTCAGTTTTGGCGGTTTTGGAAGTTTCTTTGTCCTTTGATAATGCCATTGTTAACGCTTCGGTTTTGAAAAATATGACTCCGATATGGAGACACCGGTTTCTGACTTGGGGGATGATCATCGCAGTTTTCGGGATGCGTCTGGTGTTCCCTTTGTTGATCGTGACAGTGGTTGCACATATCGATCCGTGGAGTGCTTTGCAGATGGCGGCATTCCGTCCTGATGAGTACGCCCAGCTGATGTTGTCCGCGCACTTGGAAGTGGCCGCTTTTGGTGGAACGTTCTTGTTGATGGTGGCATTGAGCTACTTCTATGACTCCGAAAAAGTGGAGCACTGGATTTCCTGGATCGAGAAGCCGGCCGCTATCCTTGGCAAAGTGGAAGCGGTTGAAATGGGTGTGTGTGTTCTGGTGCTTTTGGTGATCTCAAAATTCCTTCCAGAAGGTCAGAATTTTTCATTCTTGGTGGCCGGACTTGCAGGTTTGATCACTTATGTTGTTGTTGATGGAATTGGCGCCTTTATGGAAGCCTCAGAAGAAACAATGAAGGATGTGCATCGCGCGAGTGCGGCCATGTTCATTTACCTTGAAGTTTTGGATGCCTCATTCAGCTTCGACGGTGTGGTGGGAGCTTTTGCAATCACGCACAATCTGTTCATCATTATGATCGGTTTGAGTATCGGTGCTTTCTTTGTTCGTAGCTTGACCATTATGTTTGTTGAAAAAGAAGCTTTGGCGAAATTTGCCTATCTTGAGCACGGAGCTTTTTACGCAATCGGTGTTTTGGCGACGATCATGTTGACCGATCCCTTCCTGCATTTTCCAGAATGGGTCACCGGTTTGATTGGTGCGATTATTGTTCTTGTGGCTTTCCTGTGGTCTTTGAAGAAGGGTCCCACAGAATCTGCAGAATAG
- a CDS encoding DMT family transporter, with amino-acid sequence MTKNRAAIELVFAGVLWGFGFAATVWAMQAFTPTETLVYRFIAATVIGEIIYLVVKGPALRSAKEDFLRALPAGAILGTMLLLQAIGLKYTTATKSGFITSLYVILVPLFNAWFFKSPNHWRNYALAAVALLGTFILMDADLAGVNTGDLWTVACSILAAFHIIYIGKVSTKVGNAFRFNNFQSFWSLVVLTPLLFFQDSITWKVTNMEAWAGVLALGLGSSIVAFYLQVRTQRILTDTTASMLFLLESPFAALFGFLLLQERLSLFQTAGAVVIMIASILQILWDPSSKTTGKPQEQ; translated from the coding sequence TTGACTAAAAATCGCGCCGCCATTGAATTGGTCTTTGCCGGAGTTCTTTGGGGTTTTGGCTTTGCCGCCACCGTGTGGGCCATGCAGGCTTTCACCCCGACAGAGACTTTGGTTTATCGATTCATTGCCGCCACGGTTATTGGTGAGATTATCTACCTTGTAGTTAAGGGCCCTGCTTTAAGATCCGCGAAAGAGGATTTTCTGCGCGCCCTTCCGGCCGGAGCCATTCTCGGTACGATGCTTTTGCTTCAGGCCATCGGACTTAAATATACCACTGCCACCAAAAGTGGTTTCATCACCAGTCTTTATGTCATTTTAGTTCCACTGTTCAACGCTTGGTTCTTTAAAAGCCCCAATCATTGGCGCAACTATGCCTTGGCAGCGGTAGCCTTGCTGGGAACTTTTATTTTGATGGATGCGGATCTTGCGGGAGTAAATACCGGAGATTTATGGACTGTCGCCTGCTCCATCCTTGCCGCATTTCATATTATTTATATCGGCAAAGTTTCCACCAAGGTTGGCAACGCCTTCCGTTTCAATAACTTTCAATCTTTTTGGAGTTTGGTTGTTTTGACTCCCCTGTTGTTCTTTCAGGATTCAATCACATGGAAAGTCACAAATATGGAAGCCTGGGCGGGAGTTTTGGCTTTGGGCTTGGGTTCCAGTATCGTTGCCTTTTATCTGCAAGTAAGAACCCAAAGAATTTTGACGGATACAACAGCGAGTATGTTGTTTTTATTAGAATCGCCATTTGCGGCGCTGTTTGGCTTTTTGCTTCTACAAGAGCGCCTGAGTCTTTTTCAAACAGCAGGCGCCGTCGTGATCATGATCGCATCTATTCTGCAGATTCTGTGGGACCCTTCTTCAAAGACCACAGGAAAGCCACAAGAACAATAA
- a CDS encoding FAD-binding oxidoreductase, whose amino-acid sequence MSSARTIYHMRVDQIIDHTPTVRELVVKTDNPADFSFKAGQFVMLNVPQGEAKPVLRAYSIASDDRNKNGFRLLFKFVENGIASTFVWSLKGGELLNFTGPFGKVFFQEPPTEQIVFLNTGTGLSQHICYLLSKKEQYPNLRYRMLFGVRSEKDMYYQPELEALAKELKDFKFEFVLSRPGEDWKGKKGYIQNFISEFDYKNIPTTFYMCGNGGMIKEVKHQLIEVDGIDKTRIWAEAFD is encoded by the coding sequence ATGTCCTCTGCACGTACGATCTACCATATGAGAGTCGATCAAATCATCGATCACACCCCGACAGTTCGTGAATTGGTGGTGAAAACTGACAATCCTGCTGATTTTAGCTTCAAAGCGGGTCAGTTTGTGATGCTCAATGTCCCTCAAGGGGAAGCAAAACCTGTTTTGCGCGCTTACTCTATCGCTTCTGACGACCGAAACAAAAACGGCTTTAGATTGCTATTTAAGTTTGTCGAAAACGGCATCGCCTCGACTTTCGTTTGGAGCCTCAAAGGTGGAGAGCTTCTCAACTTCACTGGACCTTTCGGCAAAGTGTTCTTCCAAGAACCGCCAACGGAACAAATTGTTTTCCTTAATACGGGCACGGGCCTCTCTCAACATATCTGCTACTTGCTTTCTAAAAAAGAACAGTATCCGAACCTGCGCTATCGCATGCTCTTCGGAGTTCGTTCAGAAAAAGATATGTACTACCAACCTGAGTTGGAAGCTCTTGCCAAAGAACTTAAAGATTTTAAATTTGAGTTTGTATTGAGCCGTCCCGGTGAAGACTGGAAAGGCAAGAAGGGTTATATTCAAAATTTCATTTCTGAATTTGATTATAAAAACATCCCCACTACCTTCTACATGTGCGGTAACGGTGGGATGATCAAAGAAGTAAAACATCAATTGATCGAGGTCGATGGTATCGACAAAACTCGCATCTGGGCTGAGGCGTTTGACTAA